The Branchiostoma lanceolatum isolate klBraLanc5 chromosome 3, klBraLanc5.hap2, whole genome shotgun sequence DNA segment CCTTGTCCGCGGGAAGGATCACTATGTCTTGATTagtggccaaatccttgagcgCAGTTTGTTCTTCCCGGGTGATGTTGCTAGAAGGGCGTAAACTGACAGGAGTGACACTTACCTTGAGGCACCGCAAACTGAAGCGTAGATGGTTCCGGTAGTCCACAATCTTCCTGCTGGTGTTCTCCAGATCCCTCACTGAGCTTAGGCAAAACTTACCGTATTGAtccttgatacgttgatgaaggttagacatccaggtaataagatacgccaaaaataattactcaagcaactggataagattttgaaacagtcagacgtttcagacagtatccactgtctttcgtcagtgactaacgataggactgagaacaccaggttttataccaaaatgtCTGTTCTTAGTGTACTGCTAGTGGCTAGGTATACCAAAACTTCATATGACCATGTGTCTAGTGAGGTATAGACATTGACAATAAGTCAACTTCTTTGTTAGGTCCTGAATGCGTTCCGTCCCAAGAAGCTGCGGGTGCTGGGTATGCTGGCCATGGTGAGGAACAGTGTGGGGGCAGGTACGTCACAGGGTTCAAACTCTATGTTGTTAACTTAAAGTTTCTTCTCACATGGAATGGAAACACATTGTTTTCTCTGTCCCTGTTATGTCTCCTTTGCAAGCTGACCATCTGGAGTCATTTCTGCATTTCAAAGCTAAGGCAAGGCAAAAGCTCATGTGCAAGGATGACTTGGGCCAATACCCCAAGGTTAAAGCTCTTGCATTATCCTATTCTCACTTCTGACAGATGGTCAACAGCATGTCACAATGCTCACACCCTGGATTAATCTCTGCCCTTTGTAAAAATACTACAGAGAATATACAGTGGCAATTGTGACAAAACTGTCAAAAACATCCTTTCACAAAACTAGAGACTATTTTCTCCACACACTTTAACATAAACTTGTGGGTCTCCAGTGTGTGTCACATACAAGTCCAGGTACTATGTGTGGCCCAAATGTCTTTATTTTACAGACAGCTACGTGGCAGATGAGCTGATCACGTCCCGTGCGGGGGTGCGTGTCCGCGTGGGGAACACCGACGCGGAGGGGCGGATGGCGATGACGGACCCTCTGTGTGAGATGAAGGAACGTGCGCTGAAGGAGACCAACCCCGAGCTCTTCACCATAGCAACCCTGACGGGCCACGCCATCCGCGCCATGGGACCCAACTACTCTGTAAGGATGTTTATATGGTAGaattatcatcataatcatgGATTTCTTAAAGGAATACTAATAACTTCAGATgacaaaattgtttttcagTAATGATGTACATCTGTATAGGAAtccatatatatcatataatgtTTATACAGTACAACACTAAGTAAACATTAATGCAATAATGCCATTCATAAAGCCAAGTTAGTAAACTAGACTTcttaaaatgttaaaaaatgttCTTACTATGTTAGTTGATCAGCAGTTGTAGATGTCTTACTTACAGGGAATGTAGAAACATTAGTATGTGAAACCAAGGTCACTAGAACCTCCATGGTGAAATGTTTTACTTCAGTcgaatataacctccttgcttgctTGCGTTGTGTCATGTATCTGTCTCTCCTCCTCAGATCATCATGGACAACGGCCCTGCCCGAAAGCTGCAGACAGCCCAACAGATGCAGCAGGGTTAGTTTGGCGTTCccttttgttcttaactaattTTGATGGCCTTTTAGGTATATGTTTTGGGTttatgtatacaaaatatttctAGGGCTTTCATTAACTAGGTATCAGATACTGATATGTggatacatacaatgtacatctatgCTCAAAGTTTTCAGTCCCTTTCCACTTTGGGCTCCACAGTTATTCCCAACATTCACCAGCATGTGTTATAACagttgttttccctgctattttttATTTCCTCTTCTGTAGTTGGCCATGAGTTTGCTGACCCATTTGAGATCTCCACTCTGCGTAGGGAGGTATGTTATGTCATTGCACAAATGAGTGTGTAGTTAAACATTGGATTCAAGTAAGAAAAAGATGATGAATAGAAATATGTAAACAGAAATTATGAAGTTATGTAGAGTCAGCCAAAGAGTTGTAAAGTGGCTTGCCAAGGTGGTTCTTTGTTGAATTACAGCATCTACCTGTTTTTGACACAGTGATGTTTTAAGTCTTACATCCATGTCCGTAGAGTCCGTCCTCATATCTTTACAACATTTTCACACactttgtacaatgtagtaaacaTAAAAGACTATTTGTCTAGTAAGAGTGAAGGTAGGTTCATCATTAAACCAAGTTTACATTTGCTCATGTCAGGACTTTGACTTTGTCCGTGCTCCGTCTGAGTACGAGGACGTCCTGCAGTGCAACAACCAGCCGTCCTCCGCGACGCCCCGCGGTCACCAGTTCCCCGCCGCCTTCATGATGCGATCCTCCGGACTGGACAAGGTCAGGGTttaatgttttttgtttatttgcatatgtTGAACTAGACGTCTGCCCCCCTTCATGTTTTTTGTCCTGTATAGGCTATAGCCGTTAATGaatatttgaacatgttcaagCCTATGTGGCTTTTCGTTGGCATCCCCCCGAAACTTGATAATATGAATGATTTAACCAAATTGTACATtatcaaaactaaacaaaattaacaaaagaaatAAGTTAAAACTATACCAGGGTCATGTCTATGATATCATGTGGATGTCTAGCGTGCCTCTGACGACGAGGTTGTGTTTTTATCAGAATGGGTAGGTTGGTTTGTGGATGGTGAGCTTGCACTCTTTGAATGATTTCACCTGAGCTACAAGTCCTTCtgtttccaaacattttcattgtgtacattaaGGATTAATAGAACTATATAATAGAGAAAAGCTTTATTAATAATCATCTACAAATTTACTGCCGAAGCTTATTGTCCTTTCTGCTGCTCAGTCTGCCAATTGAgatataaaaacatagaaatgtccCTAGTACAAGTGAGCTGTTACTTAATTGCCTGAATGTTCCCCCTCCAGCATGGCTGTGACTCGGCCAACCCCCTGCCCTACTCTCACATGGACATCGCCGGATCCTCCGGACCCTTCCCAGGTATCCCCACCGGCGCGCCCATCATCGCTATGGCAGCCAAGTACATCTACCCCCGGCTGTGAGGCGGAACACCAGGCTCAGGAGCAGCAGGGACGATGCTGGGGAGAACCTTAGGGACCAGAAATCTGCTTTAATCTGTATCAAGATGTTGCACAGGCATATAAATGTGCCAGCAAACTACATGTTCAGACCAGTCCTTTGCTACTGTTTAAGATGCCAGTGAAATACATCAGCAGGTGTAACAGGATTTGGCAATGCAATGTTTGCTCCAATCAAACAATGAAGGATGAGGCTGGTATGCTTGATGATGTTGTTATGCTTTATTATAGTtaaaaattaataaataaatattaaAGTTACATTTCTGGGATCATCTGCTACCTGAATATTCTAGTTTCATGACTACCTACAAGCATGTCTAAACATTCTGGATTGTAATGGCTGGAAATGTGGCAAAGTTCTGCAAACACAGGAGGATAATTATGATGGATGTATGACTAGTTTTCTCATCACTGGACCATAGTTATATAGATTGTGGAGTTCCAGTTAACATGAAATAATTCTGGCTGGAGATGATTCATGTGCCTGAGTGCTTAACTGTTTAATTAATGATTGGTCATTGCAATATCAATAAATATTACTATGGTAAAATGTAATGGAACTATTGAGAGTGAAAAAATAAAGCATACACTTGACTCTGCAAAGACTTTTCAAATTGATGAGATGGAGACTTATCTCACTACAAATTTCATTGATGTTACCATCTGCACAGGTAAATAGTGATAGTACAGTGCAGACTTCTGTGCAGGGCAAGCATGATAGTATTTGGAACTCATCTATGTTGAGCTGCTGCTGACATAGAGTGTGATCATTCCTTCCTCTTCCTCATAGGACGAATCACTCTCTGAGTATGAAAAAGTAAGGTCATATTATGACATTGAGTTTTGAGGCACAGAGTATGAATAGCTGCTGTAACGTGACTTCCCTTTATCCTTTACTGAAAActcttttctgttttcatgtgtttttttagtttttatccAATCCATATTTTCAGCAAGTTTAGGATTATAACTATCTGAGATTTTGATGATTCCACCCTTTGTTTGTGTTACTGAATGTTTTAGGTATTTCATTCTCTTCCTTTCCTCTTTCACCAAGTAGCTGTACACTGCGTTATACTCATCTGATGTACTGCTGGCATTCCTCAATTTGTTCTCTTCCCAGTCTGACATGTCTTCAGAGACCAAGTCAATAATAGAGTCGTCTTTCTCTTTCTCCTGTGGCAAACGGTGAGAAGGAGCCTCCTCATCAAACCCACGTTTCACACATATACTTGGTTTCAAATAGTTTTTGTCTGTGCTTTCTAATTTGTTCTCTTCCCAGTCTGACATGTCTTCAGAGACCAAGTCAATAATAGAGacgtctttctctctctcctgtGGCAAACAGTGAGAAGGAGCCTTCTCATCAAACACACGTTTCACACATATACTTTGTTTCAAAAAGTTTTTGTCTGTGCTTTCTAATTTTGAACCCGACTTTAATACATTATCATGGAATAGATTCCgaactctttttttcttcaacctttTCACCTTAGAAGGCTGTTGACCTGCATTTTGTTTGTAATTCACTTTTTTTGCGATATTTTTAGTGCTGTTTTCCACTGATTCCAACATTTCATTTTCTCTCCTTGAAAGATGAAGGCCAGCTGCAGTCTCTGACATTGCCGGATCTGAGTCAGACCCTCTGAGGTTTATCTGGTCGTTATTGTTAAAGTCTGTCTCTGATGCTGAATCTGACATTATAAGCTTTATATCCTCATTATTGCTTAGATTGTCCGCCACAGTGTCCTCTATGAGATCTGAATTGTCCTGAGAATTGTCTGATGAAGTATGGTGATCTTGACCcattttcctttctttactGACTGGCTGTGCTGACCCAACATCCTCAGAGATGTCCTGCAAGTTCCTCTTCTGTTGTTTTGCAAAAGTAGAACACCGGTAATTCACAATGGGATCATACTCCATGTCTGTTCCATGATATTCAAAAGCCTGTGAATACTTGCTCACAGTTGGTTCTTGCCTTGCGTCACTCATGTCTAAATCAGTGATTGAAGCTGAATGGGCCCATACACTTGTGCCTATAGATGTGGATGGCCAAGTGACATTAGGGTCATATTCAGAGCTGAGATGTTCCTGAACCTTGACATCAACTCCGGTGGCATGGCGCTTCTTCAGCTCTGCTATCGGAGTCGGCCGGTACTCCTGTGTTCCTGCCACACCAGGCTGCCCAGGCATGGTGCTGGGTTGGTTTGTGTGGACGTCTGAAACAGGCAGCCCTCCTCCGTGTGAGGACTCACTCACAGATGTGTCATAGGGCTTGTAGTTGCCTTGGTGACCAAGATCCCTCTGTTCTTTTACAACAGAATCTTTGTCTATGTTGTCAGTGACTGTGGAGTCATGATTGTTGTGAGGCTGGCAGGGAGAGTCTCCCGGAGCAAGATCACTTCCTGAGGGGCTAATGGTTGATGCTGGGGTGGCTGGGGGGTTGGTAACAGAAGAATTTGCATGAGATCAGGCTCGTGAGATGGCAAATAGCATTTTCACAATTGCACTCGAAGTGAAACAAGTTTTCTGCTCAAAATCACCTACTTTTCAGGTAACAAGTGGAAATTATTATATATGCAGCAAGATGGTATCATCATTAGTTAATCTTGCTAAGGGAATGATAAACGCTttttttgatatgatattcGAAAATGCTCACATCCCTGAAATCTATAATTTGTCACTGATTGGGAGGTCGCTGTGAGTGATATAGGAAGGAGACGGCAGCTGATATCTAGCCCAATAAAACAACATTTCTTCCAAGTACAAGAGTATGCTCTTGTTGCCACATTTATCGTGTGAACAAAATTAGGCAACACTGGAGATGTTTCTGGATAATGGTGCTTAACTTAAGGAAATGCCATAGTCCATTCGCCAAAGACAGCCAAGAAATCGAAAAAAACTCCGGACGGAGACCTATACGTGCTCAGAAAAATCTGTAGTAGTCACTGCCAAAATTGCTTTTATTtccatcaatttttttctttctcaacGTTTGCAACTCGCAGTTAATTTAGAAGGTACAACGATTTAAAAGCAACATTTCCATCGACACAAAAGTGTTCCAACCACCGCCGACCTACAACATGAGACCAGGTAATTCGATTGGGTTGTCACAACTATCTAACGTTATCTCACCATGGTTGAAGTTGAGAAGTGACCCGTCACACTCGCCTTCGGCCAAAGAAGAACACGGACTGTTCTCGAAAAACCCTGACGAGGTAGACATGTCTCAGACTCTTGCTTCCAGCAAACAGTTCACAGTACAACAGGATGACACCGTCATTAACATTCTACCATACAGATTACCATGATAATTTCTGCAAACCATATGAAGCAAAGGCTTGTGGGGaatcaaatgattttttgtgtCGTTGGGAAGAgtcttttattttttcataacGTTAAGCGTTTTAAAATCctcaattaatatttctatgAAAATGATCTCAGCATTCACCggtgaaatttgaaaaagcgGAGAAAAATGGTAATAGTAACGTTAATGTTGACGAATCATGAAGTCCCCAAGTAAATTAAACTTGTGACCAATGAGAACGCAGTGAAAAGTAAACATTCGGAATTATTgtgcattttgtttttatttcgctaGATGTCGCTCTATCGTTAAACAAGATAGACTACTGCACTTTGTGATCATTCCGCTAGGAACCGCTGTTGTACCATATTGTCATCAGCTGTCCCATGCAGCTGCATCCACAGGTAAGTTGAAGATGTTGGGTAGTGTTCTATGCCTGACACACGCTTCGTAAAATGTTTTCGTTACTTAGAAGATAAAGGACAGAGTGAGGTTAACTCTTGACGTAATTTGATAATGCTGTTTACCAAGTGAAATATGTTTGTTGGCGGCGGCACCGAATTTTCttccatgcccccctcccctactACCCCTCCCCCATCTATTGATGATGTAAGTAAGTTTTCTTCAAATTgaagatatactagtagatgACACTGTAAGTTACATACACTGCACTGTACAAGGCCTCGGAATAGTTTACTTTCACGTCCTGTGTACAGCAGAAGAGTGTCTGATAGTGGCAATAACATCCA contains these protein-coding regions:
- the LOC136431042 gene encoding DNA ligase 1-like isoform X1, which encodes MSTSSGFFENSPCSSLAEGECDGSLLNFNHATPASTISPSGSDLAPGDSPCQPHNNHDSTVTDNIDKDSVVKEQRDLGHQGNYKPYDTSVSESSHGGGLPVSDVHTNQPSTMPGQPGVAGTQEYRPTPIAELKKRHATGVDVKVQEHLSSEYDPNVTWPSTSIGTSVWAHSASITDLDMSDARQEPTVSKYSQAFEYHGTDMEYDPIVNYRCSTFAKQQKRNLQDISEDVGSAQPVSKERKMGQDHHTSSDNSQDNSDLIEDTVADNLSNNEDIKLIMSDSASETDFNNNDQINLRGSDSDPAMSETAAGLHLSRRENEMLESVENSTKNIAKKVNYKQNAGQQPSKVKRLKKKRVRNLFHDNVLKSGSKLESTDKNFLKQSICVKRVFDEKAPSHCLPQEREKDVSIIDLVSEDMSDWEENKLESTDKNYLKPSICVKRGFDEEAPSHRLPQEKEKDDSIIDLVSEDMSDWEENKLRNASSTSDEYNAVYSYLVKEERKRMKYLKHSVTQTKGGIIKISDSYNPKLAENMDWIKTKKTHENRKEFSVKDKGKSRYSSYSYSVPQNSMS
- the LOC136431042 gene encoding DNA ligase 1-like isoform X2, whose amino-acid sequence is MSTSSGFFENSPCSSLAEGECDGSLLNFNHASTISPSGSDLAPGDSPCQPHNNHDSTVTDNIDKDSVVKEQRDLGHQGNYKPYDTSVSESSHGGGLPVSDVHTNQPSTMPGQPGVAGTQEYRPTPIAELKKRHATGVDVKVQEHLSSEYDPNVTWPSTSIGTSVWAHSASITDLDMSDARQEPTVSKYSQAFEYHGTDMEYDPIVNYRCSTFAKQQKRNLQDISEDVGSAQPVSKERKMGQDHHTSSDNSQDNSDLIEDTVADNLSNNEDIKLIMSDSASETDFNNNDQINLRGSDSDPAMSETAAGLHLSRRENEMLESVENSTKNIAKKVNYKQNAGQQPSKVKRLKKKRVRNLFHDNVLKSGSKLESTDKNFLKQSICVKRVFDEKAPSHCLPQEREKDVSIIDLVSEDMSDWEENKLESTDKNYLKPSICVKRGFDEEAPSHRLPQEKEKDDSIIDLVSEDMSDWEENKLRNASSTSDEYNAVYSYLVKEERKRMKYLKHSVTQTKGGIIKISDSYNPKLAENMDWIKTKKTHENRKEFSVKDKGKSRYSSYSYSVPQNSMS